A stretch of DNA from Streptomyces gobiensis:
GTCTCCTGGAGCTCGGTCTCGATCGCGGCGATGGCCTTGTGCATCCGCTCGGCGCCCGCGACATAGTGCGAGGCCGGAAAGACATAGAGCTCCTGGTCATCGGAGATGACCTCACCGGTGAGCGGATGGAGCGTGGACAGCGCCTCGATCTCATCACCGAACATCTCGATCCGGACCGCCAGCTCCTCGTAGACGGGGAAGAGCTCAATGGTGTCGCCGCGCACCCGGAAGGTGCCCCGGGTGAAGGACATGTCGTTGCGGGTGTACTGGATCTCGACGAAGCGGCGCAGCAGCTCGTCACGGTCGATCTCCTGGCCGATCTTGAGCGGGACCATCCGGTCGACGTACTCCTGCGGAGTACCCAGGCCGTAGATGCACGAGACCGAGGCCACTACGACCACATCGCGCCTGGTGAGCAGCGAATTAGTAGCGCTGTGCCGCAGCCGCTCGACCTCCTCGTTGATGGAGGAGTCCTTTTCGATGTACGTGTCGGACTGCGGAACATACGCCTCAGGCTGGTAGTAGTCGTAGTACGAGACGAAGTATTCAACGGCGTTATTCGGCAAGAGCTCACGGAACTCATTGGCGAGTTGGGCTGCGAGGGTTTTATTGGGTGCCATCACTAGCGTCGGACGCTGCAGCTTCTCGATCATCCAAGCGGTGGTCGCCGACTTACCGGTGCCCGTCGCACCGAGCAGCACGACGTCCTTCTCACCGGCTTTGACGCGCTTCTCAAGCTCGGCGATGGCCGTCGGCTGGTCGCCGCTGGGCTGGTAGGGGCTGACGACCTCGAAGGGCGCCACCTTGCGTTCGATCTTGGATACGGGCCGCATAAACCCCACCGTACGACCCACCACTGACAATGTTCAGCTCATGGCCATCCCAAGCCCGCCCTATGCCCATTTCTCCGTGTGTCACGACGGGAAGCCTCCTCATGACCGTGTACCGCCAACGTGAGGAGTTCTTGTGTACCTTCGCCCCACAGCAGTCGTAACCGGCTCGCTCCTCGGTGTCTCCGCGCTCGTCCTCACCACCGCTCCGACACAGGCCGCACCGGCCGCGAAAGCGCCCCTGCCCGTAGCCCACCGGGGCGCGTCGGCGTATGCGCCAGAGAACACCCTGGCCGCCGCCGACAAGGCCCGTGAGCTGGGCATCGACTGGGTTGAGAACGATGTGCAGCGCACCAGGGACGGTGAGCTGATCGTCATGCACGACGACACGCTCAAGCGCACCACGGACGTGGCGGAGGTCTTCCCCGACCGCGCCCCATGGAAGGTGGGTGACTTCACCGCCAAGGAAATCGCCCAGCTGGACGCCGGCAGCTGGTTCAGCACCAAGTACGCGGGCGAGCGGGTGCCCACACTCAAACAGTTCCTGAACCGGATGACAGCGAACCGGCAGAAGCTGCTGCTGGAGATCAAGAAGCCGGAGCTGTACCCCGGCATCGAGGCGGACATCGTCAAGGAACTGAGCAACGAGGGCTGGCTGGGCCCGTTCAACGTCCGCAGGAAGCTGATCATCCAGAGCTTCGGCGCTGACTCGGTCAA
This window harbors:
- a CDS encoding glycerophosphodiester phosphodiesterase produces the protein MYLRPTAVVTGSLLGVSALVLTTAPTQAAPAAKAPLPVAHRGASAYAPENTLAAADKARELGIDWVENDVQRTRDGELIVMHDDTLKRTTDVAEVFPDRAPWKVGDFTAKEIAQLDAGSWFSTKYAGERVPTLKQFLNRMTANRQKLLLEIKKPELYPGIEADIVKELSNEGWLGPFNVRRKLIIQSFGADSVKKVHDLAPTVKTGFLGTPSVDKLPDYAKFSDQVNPRYTDLTPDYVKAIQSVKGPHGKPLEVFTWTVDDGPTAVRLADMGVDGIISNKPDAIRDAIGGR